One Tachypleus tridentatus isolate NWPU-2018 chromosome 3, ASM421037v1, whole genome shotgun sequence DNA window includes the following coding sequences:
- the LOC143245910 gene encoding serine/threonine-protein kinase Pak-like produces the protein MESPEKPRPRVLWSFCLHMLEDQALVTEKITPTELDILEAVSMIHEFCGHCASAAVYKATDRETGLTVAVKKIYLSQQPYKEDLITEPLVLREMKHPNVISYLDSYLIGDEFWVIMEYLAVGSLDNVVTKTHLSENDISSVCKEGQLLKVVGLNLKSPRFSRSQFNVGAPVAVITFSSWQQMIFDFIAKNGKPNIKSKDNMSLVFQDFLYKCLQVDVQKRYTASELLKIYGVGEQFNSRAICRRVQLASHKAFMHVL, from the exons ATGGAAAGCCCTGAAAAACCGCGTCCTCGGGTCTTGTGGAGTTTTTGCCTACATATGCTAGAAGACCAGGCGCTTGTAACTGAAAAGATCACCCCTACTGAATTAGATATTTTAgaagctgtttcaatgatccATGAAT TCTGTGGACATTG tgctTCAGCAGCTGTATATAAAGCCACAGATAGAGAAACCGGGTTGACAGTTGCTGTTAAGAAGATTTATTTATCGCAGCAACCATATAAAGAAGATTTAATTACAGAACCGTTAGTCCTACGCGAAATGAAACATCCAAACGTAATCAGCTACTTGGACAGCTACCTCATAGGAGATGAATTCTGG gtaataatggaatatttggcaGTCGGCTCTTTGGATAATGTTGTCACCAAAACCCATCTGTCCGAAAATGATATCTCTTCAGTTTGTaaagaa GGGCAATTACTGAAGGTGGTTGGTCTCAACCTAAAAAGCCCACGCTTTTCTCGTAGCCAGTTTAATGTAGGTGCTCCAGTGGCAGTAATAACTTTTTCATCTTGGCAGCAGAtg atatttgattTCATAGCGAAAAATGGGAAGCCTAATATTAAATCAAAAGATAACATGTCTCTGGTATTCCAAGATTTCTTGTACAAGTGTTTACAAGTAGACGTACAAAAACGATACACAGCTTCCGAACTCTTGAAG ATATATGGTGTTGGGGAACAGTTCAATTCTAGAGCAATTTGTCGGAGAGTCCAActagcatcacataaagcttttatgcacgTTCTATGA